In a single window of the Populus alba chromosome 16, ASM523922v2, whole genome shotgun sequence genome:
- the LOC118045897 gene encoding beta-1,4-xylosyltransferase IRX9, producing MGSVERSKRRVQLWKKAIVHFGLCFVMGFFTGFAPAGKASIFTSHVAASNKSQSSPQPVEMLHQQAASTPHASNVNRSLIAETAVPAPPSSKESDHATFLEKEETESKLAPRRLAIIVTPTSTKDPYQGVFLRRLANTIRLVPPPLLWIVVEGQSDSDEVSEVLRKTGIMYRHLVFKENFTDPEAELDHQRNVALRHIEKHRLSGIVHFAGLSNVYDLGFFDEIRQIEVFGTWPMALLSANEKKVIIEGPVCDSSQVIGWHLRKMNNETDKRPPIHISSFGFNSSILWDPERWGRPSSVQQTSQNSIKFVKQVALEDETKLKGIPPEDCSKIMLWRLNLPTSKSPSYQENQEDKIV from the exons ATGGGCTCTGTGGAAAGATCAAAGAGGAGAGTTCAGTTATGGAAGAAAGCTATAGTTCATTTTGGTTTGTGTTTTGTTATGGGGTTTTTCACAGGTTTCGCTCCAGCAGGCAAGGCTTCAATTTTTACTAGTCACGTTGCTGCATCAAATAAATCGCAATCCTCGCCGCAACCTGTTGAAATGTTGCACCAGCAGGCAGCGAGTACACCACATGCTAGTAATGTCAACAGAAGTTTGATAGCTGAAACTGCAGTACCAGCTCCACCAAGCTCTAAGGAATCTGATCATGCAACATTcttggaaaaagaagaaacagaatCCAAGTTAGCGCCACGACGACTGGCAATCATCGTTACGCCAACAAGCACTAAAGATCCGTATCAAGGGGTTTTCTTGAGGAGGTTGGCTAACACGATCAGGTTGGTTCCTCCACCATTATTGTGGATTGTTGTGGAAGGGCAATCAGATTCAGATGAAGTATCGGAGGTCCTTAGGAAAACAGGTATTATGTATAGGCATTTGGTGTTCAAGGAGAATTTTACAGATCCCGAAGCAGAGTTGGATCATCAAAGGAATGTAGCATTAAGGCACATTGAAAAACACAGGCTGAGTGGGATTGTTCATTTTGCCGGGCTTTCCAATGTTTACGATCTTGGCTTCTTTGACGAGATTAGACAAATAGA GGTGTTTGGAACATGGCCAATGGCATTACTTTCAGCAAACGAGAAGAAAGTGATAATTGAAGGACCTGTATGTGATTCCTCGCAGGTTATCGGATGGCATCTAAGGAAAATGAACAACGAAACGGATAAAAGGCCTCCAATTCATATTTCAAGTTTTGGATTCAACAGCTCAATCCTCTGGGATCCTGAGAGATGGGGTCGCCCTTCATCAGTCCAGCAAACATCACAG AACTCAATCAAATTCGTCAAACAAGTAGCTCTTGAAGACGAGACGAAGTTAAAGGGAATCCCACCAGAGGACTGCTCAAAAATCATGCTCTGGCGTCTTAATCTTCCTACTTCAAAATCACCAAGTTATCAGGAAAATCAAGAAGACAAAATCGTGTAG